Below is a window of SAR202 cluster bacterium DNA.
TCGCGGTCCCGGTCCATGATCGTCCGGCGCTTGTCCCAAAGCTTCTTGCCACGAGCGATGCCCAGCTCCACCTTGGCCCTGTGCTTCTTATTGAAGTAGAGCTTTAGTGGAACAACGGTCATCCCTTTTTCCGAAACGGCCTTAGTCAGCTTCAGTATCTGGTCTTTGTGGAGGAGCAGTTTTCTCCGTCGGAGGGGTTCGTGCATGCTGTACGGACCGCCGGCGGAGTACTGGGAGATGTTCGCATTGTAGAGCCACACCTCGCCCTTCTCCGGGCGCGCGTATGCGTCCGAAAAGTTTGCGCGCCCCT
It encodes the following:
- the smpB gene encoding SsrA-binding protein SmpB, which encodes MAENGKATLLNRKARFEYEILETMEAGLVLLGTEVKAIREGRANFSDAYARPEKGEVWLYNANISQYSAGGPYSMHEPLRRRKLLLHKDQILKLTKAVSEKGMTVVPLKLYFNKKHRAKVELGIARGKKLWDKRRTIMDRDREREAQEAMKRRR